Below is a genomic region from Actinomadura sp. NAK00032.
ATGGACGGTCAGGATCTCGGATCGGTCTGGGCCCGCACCCTCACCGCACTGTCCGAGAGCGATCTGTCTCCGAGCTATCGCGCATGGCTGCCGATGGTCCGCCCACTAGCGCTCGTCGAGGGGACGGCGCTTCTCGCCGCACCGAACGAGTTCGCCAAGGACGCGCTGGAGACGCGCCTCAGAAACCTCATCACGCAGGCGCTTTCCCGTGAGCTGGGCAGGGAGATCCGGGTCGCGGTGACCGTCCAGCCGGAGCCGCCGGGAGGGTCTTCCACAGGGCCCGCGGCGGGGCCGGGTGGCCGTTCTGGGGAACCGCTTTCCGCACCCGTCCCTGGGCCTGGCCCGGGGCTCGGCATGCCCGAGCCACCTTCTTCTTATGGCGAGCCGTACGGTGAACGGCAGCACGACGACTGTGACCGGGATCGTCCTTACAACGACGACCAGTCCTACGGTGACTCGTCCTACGGAGAGCGCTCCGATTATGGGGAGCGCTCCGACCGTCCTTATCCAGAGCAGCCCTACAACGACCAGGGATACCGGCCGCAGTCGGGAGTTACCCACAGCCTCGGTCCGCCCGGAGGTTATCCACAGGCTGCGGATGACGACCGCGGTACTTATCCACCCGCCTCACGTCCACCGTCCTATGGGGCCGGCCCAGGCGGGCCTGGCCCAGGCGGGCAGGGTCCCAGCGGGCGCGACCCTTATGAAGGGCGCAGTTTCCCCGGCTATGGCGGGCAGGAGGGTTTCGGCGGCGGTGAGTCGTCTGGACGTCCGCCGCGCTCCCATCTGAACGACCGCACGCTCGGTCCGCTGCGGGGACGGTCAGAACAGCGCCTTCCGGAGCAGCTCCGTCCAGAGCAGCGCCGCCCAGAACAGCAGGGGCACGAGCCTAAGCACGGTGGGGCCGAGGCACCGCTGGGCCATGCGGACGACTTCAACGGCGGCGAATCGTCGTTCACCGGTGGTGAAAAGCAGTACCGGGGCGAGGAGCCCTACCGCGGTGAGGCCCCTTACCGGGGTGAGAGCGGCTTCCGTGATGAAGAGGCCTCCGACCCCAGGGGCCCCACTCCGCCGCAGGGCGCGGCGGGTGGCGGCGCCGGGGCCGGCGCCTCAGCTGGTCCGGGGACGTCCGAGCACGCACGCCTGAACCCGAAGTACACGTTCGAGACGTTCGTCATCGGCTCGTCCAACCGGTTCGCCCACGCGGCGGCGGTAGCGGTCGCCGAGCAGCCGGCCAAGGCGTACAACCCGCTGTTCGTGTACGGCGACTCGGGCCTCGGCAAGACGCACCTCCTGCACGCGATCGGGCACTACGCGCAGAGCCTTTTCAATGGGGCACGTGTGCGCTACGTGAGCTCCGAGGAGTTCACCAACGACTTCATCAACTCGATCCGCGACGGCAAGGCCGACGGGTTCCGCCGCCGCTACCGGGATGTGGACATCCTCCTCGTCGACGACATCCAGTTCCTTGAGGGCAAGGAGCAGACGCAGGAGGAGTTCTTCCACACCTTCAACACCCTCCACAACGCCAGCAAGCAGATCGTGATCTCCAGCGACCGTCCGCCCAAGGAGCTGGTGACGCTGGAGGACCGGCTGCGCAACCGGTTCGAGTGGGGCCTGACGACCGACGTCCAGCCGCCCGAGCTGGAGACGCGGATCGCGATCCTGCAGAAGAAGGCCCGCCAGGAGGGCCTCGCCGCGCCGCCGGACGTGCTGGAGTTCATCGCCTCGCAGATCGCGACGAACATCCGCGAGCTGGAGGGCGCGCTGATCCGGGTGACCGCGTTCGCGAGCCTGAACCGCCAGTCGGTGGACATGAAGCTCGCCGAGATCGTGCTGAAGGACCTGATCCCCAACGACTCGGGCCCGGAGATCACCGCGGCGATGATCATGGCGCAGACGGTCGAGTACTTCGGCACCACGATCGAGGACCTGTGCGGCCCGTCCCGCTCCCGGATGCTCGTCACCGCCCGGCAGATCGCGATGTACCTGTGCCGGGAGCTGACCGATCTGTCCCTTCCCAAGATCGGGCAGCAGTTCGGCGGCCGCGACCACACCACGGTCATGCACGCGGAACGCAAGATCCGCTCGCTGATGGCCGAGCGCCGTGCCATATACAACCAGGTCACCGAGCTGACCGGGCGTATCAAGCACCAGGCCCGCAAGCGCTGACGCGCGCCTTCGTACACACTGTGGACAGACCCTCGCCGGCCCTGTGGACGAGTCGCCTCCCGGCTGTCCACAGCCTGGTGAAGGCAAAGAACCGACAAAATGCGCGCTTCCCCAGAGAACCGAAGCGGCTACTCACAGGTTGTGGAAAACCCTGGGGATTTTCGTGGATAACCCGGTGGACGACCACTGGAAAAGCTGAGGATGAGGAGTGGACGGATGTGGATTCGCCGCACGCCCGCGCCACCGCCCTGGGGAAAACCGGTGGACGACCTGGGGACGGCCTGGGGACGAGGCTGTGGGCGGATCCCGCGATCACGCGGTCGCTGTACACAGGCCGCCGAAACGGCACTCCTACCCGTGGAGAACTCGTGGAAAACCGGGGGATGACTTGGGGATGACGTGTGGGGATGATTTCGCCGTCCCCAGGCCGTGCCGCGCCGTCCACCGGCCACACACAGCCCCAGTGGACAGAGAAACGCGGTCTGACCTGCAGAAACTCGGGTTGTCCACACTATCCACCGCCCCTATTACTAGTACTGCCCTACTTCTCTATCCAAGGAAAGATCCATCTCAAGTCAGGGCCTGGGGACAACCTGCCCCGAGCGCTCCGGCCCGGCCGAGATCACCGCACCCTTGTCCGACACCCGCAGGAGGCTGGTCCCGTTGAAGTTCCGCATCGACAGAGATGCCCTCGCCGACGCCGTCGCCTGGACAGCGCGCACCCTGCCCGTCCGGCCCCCGGTGCCCGTCCTCGCGGGCATGCACCTCGTCGCCGGGGGTGAGGGCAACGACGACCGGCTGACGCTGTCGGCGTTCGACTACGAGGTCTCCGCCCAGGTGTCCACGGAGATCGATGTGGAGGAGGCGGGGACGGCCCTGGTGTCGGGCCGCCTGCTCGCGGAGATCTCGCGCAGCCTTCCTCCCCACCCTGTGGAGGTGACGACGGACGGCGCGAAGGTGATGCTCCGCTGCGGCAGCGCGAAGTTCACACTCCTCACCATGCCTGTGGAGGACTACCCCACGCTGCCGGAGATGCCGCCCGCCGCGGGCTCGGTGGGCAGCGACGAGTTCGCCGCCGCCGTCTCCCAGGTCGCGATCGCCGCCGGCAAGGACGACACGATCCCGATGCTGACCGGCGTCCGGGTGGAGATCGAGGGCGAGACGGTCACGCTGGCGTCCACCGACCGGTACCGGCTGGCCGTCCGCGAGCTGCACTGGAAGCCGGAGCGCCCCGACTTCTCCGCCGTCGCGCTCGTCCCGGCGCGGACGCTCGCCGACACCGCCAAGTCGCTGACCGCCGGCGCCGAGGTGTCGATCGCGCTCGGCGGGACGGGCGGCACCGGCGAGGGCATGATCGGTTTCGCGGGCGGCGGCCGCCGGACCACGTCCCGCCTGCTGGACGGCGACTTCGTCAAGTACCGGTCGCTGCTGCCGAGCGAGTACGCGGGGCTCGCCGAGATCCAGACCGCGTCGTTCATCGAGGCCGTCAAGCGCGTCTCCCTGGTGGCCGAGCGCAACACGCCCGTCCGGCTCTCCTTCAGCCAGGGCGAGGTCGTCCTGGAGGCGGGGACGGGGGACGAGGCGCAGGCCGTGGAGGCCCTTGAGGCGTCTCTGGAGGGCGAGGACATCGACATCGCCTTCAACCCCGCGTTCCTGCTGGACGGGCTCTCAGCGATCGGCTCGGACGTGGCGCGGCTGTCGTTCACGACGCCGACCAAGCCGGCCGTCCTCACCGGGAAGCCCCCGCAGGACGGGGAGAACCCGAACTACCGTTACCTGATCATGCCGGTCCGGCTGTCCGGATAAGGACTGTGCCCTGGGGCATGCCCCGGGGCACGCCGGGGACGACGACTCGCGGGAAGCCGCCCAGGCGGTCGCGCACGCGCGCTTTGGCGCACGCGTGCGCGCGGTAATGAACAGGCAGTTACGCACAGGGTTACGCACAGGAGAGTGAGCTTCATGGAGCTTGGGATCATCGGCCTGGGCAAGATGGGCGGCAACATGGCCGAGCGGCTGCGCCGCGGCGGCCACACGGTCATCGGTTATGACCGTGACCCGCAGGTGAGCGACGTCGGCTCGCTGCAGGAGCTGGTCGACCGGCTGTCCCCGCCGCGCGCGGTGTGGGTGATGGTGCCCGCCGGGAAGCCCACCGAGGAGACCATCCACAGCCTGGGGGAAGTCCTGCAGCCCGGTGACCTCGTTGTCGACGGCGGTAATTCACACTATGTGGACGACCAGAAGCACGGTGAGGAACTCGCCGCCAAGGGCATCGGCTTCGTCGACTGCGGAGTGAGCGGCGGCGTGTGGGGCCTGGAGAACGGCTACGCGCTCATGGTCGGCGGCGACGAGGACAACGTGAAGCGGCTGATGCCCGTCTTCGAGACCCTGAAGCCGGAGGGGGAGTACGGCTTCGTCCACTCCGGTGAGATCGGTGCGGGCCACTACGTGAAGATGGTCCACAACGGCGTCGAGTACGCGATGATGCAGGCGTTCGGCGAGGGCTACGAGCTGATCGAGGCGAGCCCCATCGTCACCCGGGTGCCGGAGACGTTCCTCAGCTGGCAGGAGGGCACGGTCATCCGCTCCTGGCTGCTGGACCTGCTGAACCGCGCGCTCGCCGAGGACCCCGAGCTGGACGACCTGCGCGGCTACGCCAACGACTCGGGCGAGGGCCGCTGGACGGTGCAGGCCGCGGTCGAGCACGCCGTGCCGCTGCCCGCCATCAGCGCCTCGCTGTTCGCCCGGTTCGCCTCCCGCCAGGACGACTCCCCCGCGATGCGCGTCGTCGCCGCCCTCCGCAACCAGTTCGGCGGCCACGCCGTGGAGACCGCGAAGGGCGCCGACTCCCCCGGCGCCGACGTCGCCCCGCCGAAGGTGTGACGGCCCCGCCCGCGAAGTTATCCACAGGATGTGGTTTCCGGGACGGCGCCCCCGCTGTGCCCGGAGGATGACGGGTGATGTCACGGAGCCCCGCCGCCGGCGGGGCCTGTGCGGGGACTCGCGGGCGGGGGTGCGGCGGACATGGGTGCGGGGGACATGGGCAGGGTGCTGAAGGCTCTACTCTCGTGTCTCGTGCACGTCGCCCACCTTTCGCTGCAGGACTTCCGCTCGTACCCGACCGCCGAGGTCGCGCTCGAGCCGGGAGTCACGGCGTTCGTGGGCCCGAATGGGCAGGGCAAGACGAACCTGGTCGAGGCCATCGGGTACGTCGCCGCGCACACCAGCCACCGGGCCGCGACGGACGCTCCGCTCGTCCGGCACGGGGCGCCGCGCGCGATCGTCCGGGCCGGGGTGGTGAAGGACGACCGCAAGGCGCTGATCGAGCTTGAGATCAACCCGGGCAAGGCGAACCGGGCGCGGCTGAACCGGTCCCCCGTCCCCAGGCCGCGCGAGATCCTGGGGATGCTGCGGACGGTGCTGTTCGCGCCCGAAGACCTCTCGCTCGTCAAGGGCGACCCGGGGGAGCGGCGCCGGTTCATGGACGAACTGCTCACCGCGCGGGCCCCGCGCTTCGCCGGGGTGAGGTCCGACTATGACCGCGTCCTCAAGCAGCGCAACGCCCTGCTGAAATCGGCGGCCGCGCATCGGCGCTCCCCCGGCCCCGAGGTGCTCGCGACCCTCGACGTCTGGGATTCGCACCTCGCCCGCACCGGTGCCGAGCTGCTGGCCGCCCGGCTGCACCTTGTGGACGCCTTGCGCCCGCTCGTGGCGCGCGCCTACGCGGCCCTTGCCCCGCACAGCGGCGCGGCCGATCTCATCTACAAGAGCTCGCTGGGCGATGTGGAGTTGTCCACAGACCGTGGACAACTCGCCGAGCAGCTCATGAAGGCGGTGGCCGAGTCGCGCAAGCAGGAGCTGGAGCGGGGCGTGAGCCTCGTCGGCCCGCACCGGGACGAACTCGTCCTGCGCCTGGGTGAGCTGCCGGCGCGCGGCTACGCCAGCCACGGCGAGTCG
It encodes:
- the dnaA gene encoding chromosomal replication initiator protein DnaA, which encodes MDGQDLGSVWARTLTALSESDLSPSYRAWLPMVRPLALVEGTALLAAPNEFAKDALETRLRNLITQALSRELGREIRVAVTVQPEPPGGSSTGPAAGPGGRSGEPLSAPVPGPGPGLGMPEPPSSYGEPYGERQHDDCDRDRPYNDDQSYGDSSYGERSDYGERSDRPYPEQPYNDQGYRPQSGVTHSLGPPGGYPQAADDDRGTYPPASRPPSYGAGPGGPGPGGQGPSGRDPYEGRSFPGYGGQEGFGGGESSGRPPRSHLNDRTLGPLRGRSEQRLPEQLRPEQRRPEQQGHEPKHGGAEAPLGHADDFNGGESSFTGGEKQYRGEEPYRGEAPYRGESGFRDEEASDPRGPTPPQGAAGGGAGAGASAGPGTSEHARLNPKYTFETFVIGSSNRFAHAAAVAVAEQPAKAYNPLFVYGDSGLGKTHLLHAIGHYAQSLFNGARVRYVSSEEFTNDFINSIRDGKADGFRRRYRDVDILLVDDIQFLEGKEQTQEEFFHTFNTLHNASKQIVISSDRPPKELVTLEDRLRNRFEWGLTTDVQPPELETRIAILQKKARQEGLAAPPDVLEFIASQIATNIRELEGALIRVTAFASLNRQSVDMKLAEIVLKDLIPNDSGPEITAAMIMAQTVEYFGTTIEDLCGPSRSRMLVTARQIAMYLCRELTDLSLPKIGQQFGGRDHTTVMHAERKIRSLMAERRAIYNQVTELTGRIKHQARKR
- the dnaN gene encoding DNA polymerase III subunit beta: MKFRIDRDALADAVAWTARTLPVRPPVPVLAGMHLVAGGEGNDDRLTLSAFDYEVSAQVSTEIDVEEAGTALVSGRLLAEISRSLPPHPVEVTTDGAKVMLRCGSAKFTLLTMPVEDYPTLPEMPPAAGSVGSDEFAAAVSQVAIAAGKDDTIPMLTGVRVEIEGETVTLASTDRYRLAVRELHWKPERPDFSAVALVPARTLADTAKSLTAGAEVSIALGGTGGTGEGMIGFAGGGRRTTSRLLDGDFVKYRSLLPSEYAGLAEIQTASFIEAVKRVSLVAERNTPVRLSFSQGEVVLEAGTGDEAQAVEALEASLEGEDIDIAFNPAFLLDGLSAIGSDVARLSFTTPTKPAVLTGKPPQDGENPNYRYLIMPVRLSG
- the gnd gene encoding phosphogluconate dehydrogenase (NAD(+)-dependent, decarboxylating) gives rise to the protein MCPGACPGARRGRRLAGSRPGGRARALWRTRARGNEQAVTHRVTHRRVSFMELGIIGLGKMGGNMAERLRRGGHTVIGYDRDPQVSDVGSLQELVDRLSPPRAVWVMVPAGKPTEETIHSLGEVLQPGDLVVDGGNSHYVDDQKHGEELAAKGIGFVDCGVSGGVWGLENGYALMVGGDEDNVKRLMPVFETLKPEGEYGFVHSGEIGAGHYVKMVHNGVEYAMMQAFGEGYELIEASPIVTRVPETFLSWQEGTVIRSWLLDLLNRALAEDPELDDLRGYANDSGEGRWTVQAAVEHAVPLPAISASLFARFASRQDDSPAMRVVAALRNQFGGHAVETAKGADSPGADVAPPKV
- the recF gene encoding DNA replication/repair protein RecF, translated to MHVAHLSLQDFRSYPTAEVALEPGVTAFVGPNGQGKTNLVEAIGYVAAHTSHRAATDAPLVRHGAPRAIVRAGVVKDDRKALIELEINPGKANRARLNRSPVPRPREILGMLRTVLFAPEDLSLVKGDPGERRRFMDELLTARAPRFAGVRSDYDRVLKQRNALLKSAAAHRRSPGPEVLATLDVWDSHLARTGAELLAARLHLVDALRPLVARAYAALAPHSGAADLIYKSSLGDVELSTDRGQLAEQLMKAVAESRKQELERGVSLVGPHRDELVLRLGELPARGYASHGESWSFALGLRLAAFDLLREDGDDPVLILDDVFAELDSGRRSRLAEMVAPAEQVLITAAVPADVPAELTGGSYTVSDGQVVRD